Proteins encoded in a region of the Teredinibacter purpureus genome:
- a CDS encoding pseudouridine synthase — protein sequence MPTIILLNKPFNCLSQFSRSEEKTTLANIFTGKKSIASDFYPAGRLDHDSEGLLLLTNSGDLQHRITSPDKKLPKTYWVQVEGEPNQAAIDALITGVTLKDGKTKPAKVRTIIEPLLWARTPPIRQRKEIPTHWLEIIITEGRNRQVRRMTAAVNLPTLRLIRAAIGPWTLGELQPGECRMEEVHLPKQPVTAKKTRNHVNSRNTPARNTRKR from the coding sequence ATGCCTACAATCATTCTTCTTAACAAACCTTTCAATTGCTTAAGTCAATTTAGTCGCAGCGAAGAAAAAACAACATTAGCGAATATCTTCACCGGTAAGAAATCGATTGCCTCGGATTTTTATCCTGCCGGCCGGCTCGATCATGATTCTGAAGGGCTGCTTTTGCTGACCAATAGCGGAGATCTTCAGCACCGTATTACCAGCCCCGATAAAAAACTGCCGAAAACCTACTGGGTACAAGTAGAGGGGGAACCCAACCAAGCAGCCATTGACGCCTTAATAACGGGCGTTACGCTAAAGGACGGAAAAACCAAACCCGCCAAAGTACGCACTATTATTGAGCCATTACTCTGGGCGCGTACTCCTCCTATCCGACAACGCAAAGAGATTCCTACTCATTGGCTAGAAATCATTATTACAGAAGGTAGAAACAGGCAGGTACGGCGAATGACGGCCGCCGTAAACCTTCCAACGTTACGGCTAATACGCGCGGCTATAGGGCCTTGGACGCTTGGCGAATTGCAACCGGGTGAATGCCGGATGGAAGAGGTTCATCTGCCAAAACAACCAGTAACAGCGAAAAAAACACGTAACCACGTAAACTCACGCAATACACCAGCAAGAAATACTCGAAAAAGGTAG
- a CDS encoding Na(+)-translocating NADH-quinone reductase subunit C: protein MANNDTIKKTLTVALLLCIVCSVVVSTASVVLKPLQVANKQLDFKRNILSAAGLLEEGVSVDAQFEKIETRIIDLSRGQFTSEIDADSFDQRKSVKDPSLSDALSSELDIAGLSRREKFAKVYLVKGDAGIETVILPVSGYGLWGTMYGFLAIESDMNSVVGLGFYDHKETPGLGAEIENPRWKALWTGKEIYAADGTVAFDVIKGSVAPGSAGAQHKVDGLSGATLTSVGVKNMIKFWLGENGYGPFLNKLKAGEA from the coding sequence GTGGCTAATAACGATACGATTAAGAAGACCCTTACGGTCGCGTTACTGCTGTGTATCGTATGCTCGGTAGTAGTATCCACGGCGTCAGTTGTACTCAAGCCGCTACAGGTGGCCAATAAACAACTCGACTTTAAACGTAATATTCTCTCTGCAGCAGGCTTGCTGGAAGAGGGGGTTAGTGTTGATGCGCAATTTGAAAAAATTGAAACCCGCATTATTGATTTAAGCCGTGGCCAATTTACATCTGAAATTGATGCTGACTCTTTTGATCAACGCAAATCTGTTAAAGATCCAAGCCTTTCGGATGCGCTAAGTTCTGAACTAGATATTGCCGGCCTATCTCGTCGCGAAAAATTCGCCAAGGTTTATTTAGTTAAAGGTGATGCGGGTATCGAAACGGTTATCCTGCCTGTTTCAGGATATGGCCTGTGGGGAACCATGTACGGTTTTCTGGCAATAGAGTCTGATATGAACTCGGTTGTTGGCTTAGGTTTTTACGACCATAAAGAAACGCCAGGGCTAGGTGCAGAAATTGAAAACCCTCGCTGGAAAGCACTTTGGACGGGTAAAGAAATTTATGCGGCTGATGGCACGGTGGCCTTTGATGTGATTAAAGGTAGTGTCGCCCCAGGTTCTGCAGGTGCACAGCACAAGGTTGACGGCTTATCCGGTGCGACCTTAACCAGTGTTGGTGTAAAGAATATGATTAAATTCTGGTTGGGTGAAAACGGCTACGGTCCCTTCCTCAACAAGCTTAAAGCGGGAGAGGCCTGA
- the sthA gene encoding Si-specific NAD(P)(+) transhydrogenase, which translates to MADYQYDLLVIGAGPAGESAAMAGAKNNLKVGVVEGQTFLGGNCTHKGTIPSKALRNAVKQAIRYKAHPLFRHIADNQPLTYPRILSAALEVIPKQVELHTEFFSRNRIQVHSGMAKFVGEHEVQVMDVHGACDSIVAKNFLIATGSRPYQPNDIDFNHSRIYDSDSVLSMAYTPRTLIIVGAGVIGCEYASIFSGLGLKVDLINAREKLLEFLDDEISDALSYHLRNNGVMVRHNEEHASIDCSGKGVTLNLKSGKRIRADALLWCNGRTGNTDSLDLTALGLEANHRGQVSVDKNYRTAVPHVYAAGDVIGWPSLASASYDQGRSVVDAILGRNVRFVENAPTGIYTIPEISSVGKTEIELTAAKVPYEVGRAFFKDTARGQISGEDEGMLKILFHIDTHQILGIHCFGAEASEIVHIGQAIMDQPGEANTIDYFANSTFNYPTMAEAYRVAALNGLNRVNRD; encoded by the coding sequence ATGGCAGATTATCAATACGATCTTTTAGTGATAGGGGCCGGGCCCGCGGGTGAATCAGCGGCAATGGCCGGTGCAAAAAATAATTTAAAAGTTGGTGTTGTAGAAGGCCAAACATTTCTCGGTGGTAACTGTACTCATAAAGGTACTATTCCCTCGAAGGCGTTGAGAAATGCTGTAAAGCAGGCCATTCGATATAAAGCGCATCCCTTATTTCGTCATATCGCCGACAATCAGCCGTTAACCTATCCGCGTATTTTGTCTGCGGCTTTAGAAGTTATTCCCAAACAGGTAGAGTTACACACTGAATTTTTTAGCCGGAACCGCATTCAGGTTCACAGTGGCATGGCTAAATTCGTGGGTGAGCATGAAGTACAAGTTATGGATGTACATGGTGCGTGCGATTCTATTGTTGCGAAGAATTTTTTGATAGCTACGGGGTCTCGTCCATATCAACCGAATGATATTGATTTTAATCACTCTCGCATTTACGACAGCGATAGCGTGTTATCAATGGCCTATACGCCTCGCACATTAATTATTGTGGGCGCTGGCGTGATTGGTTGTGAATACGCTTCAATCTTTTCGGGTTTGGGCCTTAAAGTTGATCTTATTAACGCAAGAGAAAAATTACTCGAATTTCTGGATGATGAAATTTCGGATGCTTTAAGTTACCACCTTAGAAATAACGGTGTGATGGTGCGACATAACGAAGAGCACGCCTCGATTGATTGTTCGGGTAAGGGCGTGACGTTAAACTTGAAATCAGGTAAGCGGATACGGGCTGATGCATTGCTGTGGTGTAATGGTCGCACGGGTAATACCGATTCTTTGGATTTGACCGCGCTCGGTTTAGAGGCCAATCACCGTGGCCAGGTTAGTGTTGATAAAAATTATCGCACGGCGGTCCCTCATGTGTACGCCGCGGGCGATGTCATTGGATGGCCAAGTTTAGCCAGTGCCTCCTACGACCAAGGCCGATCAGTAGTGGATGCCATTCTAGGGCGCAATGTCCGCTTTGTTGAAAATGCCCCTACCGGAATCTATACCATTCCAGAAATTAGCTCTGTTGGTAAAACTGAAATAGAATTAACGGCGGCTAAAGTTCCCTACGAAGTCGGGCGCGCCTTTTTTAAAGATACCGCGCGAGGTCAGATTAGCGGTGAAGATGAAGGAATGTTAAAAATTCTTTTTCATATCGATACCCATCAAATATTGGGTATTCATTGTTTCGGCGCAGAAGCCTCGGAGATCGTCCATATTGGTCAGGCGATTATGGATCAGCCTGGCGAAGCTAACACTATCGATTATTTTGCCAACAGTACGTTTAACTATCCAACTATGGCTGAGGCCTATCGTGTCGCGGCCTTGAATGGGTTGAATCGAGTTAATCGCGATTAA
- the nqrM gene encoding (Na+)-NQR maturation NqrM, producing the protein MIVYLLAFLILVLVVVGMAVGVIFSNKPIKGSCGGLGAIGITTSNCEICGGDTQKCDDEQERVAKSEGKETPTQKKALAYDATKNQ; encoded by the coding sequence ATGATTGTATATTTGTTAGCGTTTCTTATTTTGGTTTTGGTCGTTGTGGGCATGGCTGTAGGGGTCATTTTTAGCAATAAACCTATTAAGGGTTCTTGTGGTGGGTTAGGTGCGATTGGAATTACGACCAGTAATTGCGAGATATGTGGCGGCGATACGCAGAAATGTGACGACGAGCAAGAGCGTGTTGCCAAGTCGGAAGGCAAAGAGACGCCTACCCAGAAAAAAGCGCTCGCTTATGATGCAACAAAAAATCAATAA
- the nqrF gene encoding NADH:ubiquinone reductase (Na(+)-transporting) subunit F — translation MNIEIILGVIMFTVVVLALVGIILSARSKLVNSGDVSIEINGEKTITVPAGGKLLQTLAANNLFLASACGGGGTCAQCKCKVTEGGGSMLPTEESHFTRHEEKEGWRLSCQVGIKENMKVEVDEEVFGVKQWECTVESNPNVATFIKELTLKLPEGENVDFRAGGYVQLECPPHHVKYADFDIEEEYRGDWENFGFFKMESKVEEPVIRAYSMANYPDEVGIVKFNIRIATPPPRTQGIPAGQMSSYVFNLKPGDTITVYGPFGEFFAKETNAEMVFIGGGAGMAPMRSHIFDQLRRIKTDRKMSFWYGARSLRELFYKDEYDLLAEENNNFDWHVALSDPQPEDNWDGLTGFIHNVLLENYLKNHPAPEDCEFYMCGPPMMNAAVVKMLQDLGVEDENIMLDDFGG, via the coding sequence ATGAATATTGAAATCATCCTTGGCGTGATCATGTTCACCGTTGTGGTATTGGCGCTGGTGGGAATTATCCTCAGTGCCCGCTCCAAACTGGTTAATAGTGGTGACGTCAGTATCGAAATTAATGGTGAAAAAACCATTACCGTTCCTGCCGGTGGCAAATTGTTGCAAACACTGGCTGCGAACAACCTTTTCTTAGCGTCTGCCTGTGGCGGCGGCGGTACTTGTGCACAGTGTAAATGTAAGGTGACGGAAGGCGGCGGCTCTATGTTGCCGACAGAAGAATCCCACTTTACGCGACATGAAGAAAAAGAAGGCTGGCGATTAAGTTGTCAGGTTGGCATTAAAGAAAACATGAAAGTCGAAGTGGACGAAGAAGTATTTGGTGTAAAACAGTGGGAATGCACTGTTGAATCCAATCCAAACGTTGCCACTTTTATTAAAGAGTTAACGTTAAAATTGCCAGAAGGCGAAAACGTTGATTTCCGCGCGGGTGGTTATGTGCAGCTTGAGTGCCCGCCGCACCATGTGAAATATGCAGACTTCGATATTGAAGAAGAGTATCGCGGCGATTGGGAAAATTTTGGTTTCTTTAAAATGGAGTCAAAAGTTGAAGAGCCTGTGATTCGTGCGTATTCCATGGCGAACTATCCCGATGAAGTGGGTATTGTGAAATTTAATATTCGCATTGCAACACCGCCACCACGTACACAAGGTATTCCTGCCGGTCAAATGTCGTCTTATGTTTTTAATTTAAAGCCGGGCGACACAATAACGGTTTATGGCCCATTTGGTGAGTTTTTTGCGAAAGAGACCAATGCTGAAATGGTGTTTATTGGTGGTGGTGCGGGTATGGCGCCAATGCGGTCACATATTTTTGATCAGCTACGCCGAATTAAAACTGATCGTAAAATGTCATTTTGGTATGGCGCCCGTTCTTTACGTGAATTATTTTATAAAGACGAATATGACCTATTAGCCGAAGAAAATAACAATTTCGACTGGCATGTTGCGTTATCTGACCCGCAGCCAGAAGATAATTGGGATGGCTTAACGGGTTTTATTCACAATGTATTACTAGAAAATTATTTAAAAAACCACCCAGCACCAGAAGATTGTGAGTTCTACATGTGTGGTCCACCCATGATGAACGCGGCTGTGGTTAAAATGCTTCAAGACCTTGGGGTTGAAGACGAAAATATTATGCTTGATGACTTTGGTGGTTAA
- a CDS encoding FAD:protein FMN transferase yields MGTTYHITAVLNPEVIVAQSALQMEVDKLLENVNQAMSTYIADSELSLLNKAPVHQPTVVSQPLFHLLQLSRDIHVLSGGAFDITVGPLVNLWGFGPEERDEKKPSASLIAAANQRVGQQFVRLEQSNLQVTKTASVAIDLSAVAKGYGADAIAALFKAHAIVDYMIEVGGEIAVAGNNARGIQWRLGIEQPSLVQTGVMQAISVSHGGIATSGDYRNYFEFEGERFSHTIDPKTGYPITHTLASVTVVASSAAKADAIATAMNVLGPDKGYALAVDNNIAAYFIIRTKEGFVSKASPAFNQYRVTL; encoded by the coding sequence ATGGGTACTACCTATCATATTACGGCGGTGCTCAACCCTGAGGTGATTGTTGCGCAAAGTGCTTTGCAAATGGAAGTGGATAAGTTGCTGGAGAATGTTAATCAGGCAATGTCTACTTATATAGCAGATTCAGAGTTATCGTTGCTAAACAAAGCGCCCGTTCATCAGCCGACGGTTGTGTCGCAACCGCTGTTTCACTTGCTGCAGTTAAGTCGTGATATTCATGTGCTCTCAGGTGGTGCTTTCGATATTACTGTAGGGCCGTTAGTCAATTTGTGGGGCTTCGGGCCAGAAGAGCGCGACGAAAAAAAGCCGAGTGCCAGCTTGATTGCTGCGGCGAATCAACGTGTAGGCCAACAATTTGTTAGGCTCGAACAATCAAATTTGCAGGTTACCAAAACGGCTAGCGTTGCCATTGATCTTTCGGCGGTAGCCAAGGGTTACGGGGCCGACGCCATTGCTGCGCTGTTTAAAGCCCATGCTATTGTCGATTATATGATTGAGGTCGGTGGTGAAATTGCTGTAGCGGGTAATAATGCTAGGGGCATTCAGTGGCGTCTAGGCATTGAGCAGCCATCGCTCGTGCAAACAGGGGTTATGCAAGCTATTTCGGTTAGCCACGGGGGAATTGCAACTTCGGGTGATTACCGTAATTATTTTGAGTTTGAAGGCGAAAGGTTTTCTCATACCATTGACCCTAAAACCGGTTACCCTATTACTCACACATTGGCGTCTGTAACTGTTGTAGCAAGTTCGGCGGCCAAAGCGGATGCTATTGCTACAGCAATGAATGTTTTAGGCCCTGATAAGGGGTACGCTTTGGCGGTAGACAATAATATTGCCGCTTATTTTATTATTCGAACAAAAGAGGGGTTTGTTTCGAAAGCCTCTCCCGCATTTAATCAGTATCGAGTGACATTATGA
- a CDS encoding NUDIX hydrolase, translating into MKWYPHVTVATIVERDNLFLMVEENKNGALLLNQPAGHLEQNETLFTAAIRETKEETQWEIKLEAFLGNSLFTSPVNNITYMRTSFIASALRQDQSQPLDPDIESALWLSIEQIRANKHRLRSPMVLSDIERYLTGERYPLTMLEHF; encoded by the coding sequence ATGAAATGGTATCCACATGTCACAGTGGCCACGATCGTTGAGCGAGACAATTTATTTTTGATGGTAGAGGAAAATAAAAATGGTGCGCTTTTACTTAATCAGCCCGCTGGACACCTCGAGCAAAACGAAACGCTTTTTACAGCGGCTATTCGAGAAACAAAAGAAGAAACCCAATGGGAAATTAAGCTTGAGGCCTTTCTAGGGAATTCATTGTTCACATCGCCAGTGAACAACATTACTTACATGCGAACAAGTTTTATTGCTAGCGCCCTCAGGCAGGATCAATCACAACCCTTAGACCCCGATATTGAAAGCGCTCTATGGTTAAGCATAGAGCAGATTCGAGCCAACAAACATCGCTTACGAAGCCCAATGGTGCTCTCCGACATTGAGCGCTATCTAACGGGAGAACGCTACCCATTAACAATGCTAGAGCACTTTTAA
- the cspD gene encoding cold shock domain-containing protein CspD encodes MPTGTVKWFNNAKGFGFILPEGGGEDLFAHYSSIDMDGYRTLKAGQPVTFEVEQGDKGLHAKQIKLSAGASTSVTEPAPPPKETMVEES; translated from the coding sequence ATGCCTACCGGAACCGTCAAATGGTTTAACAACGCTAAAGGCTTCGGGTTTATTTTACCCGAAGGTGGAGGCGAAGATCTGTTTGCACATTATTCATCCATTGACATGGACGGATACCGCACACTTAAAGCGGGTCAGCCTGTCACCTTTGAAGTAGAGCAAGGTGACAAAGGTTTACACGCCAAACAAATCAAATTATCGGCAGGAGCCTCTACCTCCGTCACTGAGCCTGCACCACCACCAAAAGAAACTATGGTGGAGGAGTCTTAG
- a CDS encoding NADH:ubiquinone reductase (Na(+)-transporting) subunit D — MKVKELLFKPILDNNPIGLQILGICSALAVTSSMKVTIVMCIALTTVVTFSNFFVSIIRNNIPNSIRIIVQMTVIASLVILVDQVLKAVAYDISKQLSVFVGLIITNCIVMGRAEAFAMKNPPLQSALDGFGNGLGYSAMLIALAVVRELFGGGTLFGFEIMQTVNNGGWYDPNGMLLLPPSAFFLIGLYIWAIRAYKPAQVENADFKIAPNTKKEAV; from the coding sequence ATGAAAGTTAAAGAGCTTTTATTTAAGCCCATACTCGACAACAACCCAATTGGTTTACAAATTTTGGGTATTTGTTCCGCGCTGGCGGTAACCAGCAGCATGAAGGTCACCATCGTGATGTGTATTGCACTCACAACGGTTGTAACTTTTTCTAACTTTTTTGTATCGATAATCCGAAACAATATACCTAACAGTATCCGCATTATTGTGCAGATGACGGTTATTGCTTCGTTGGTGATTTTGGTTGATCAGGTACTCAAAGCCGTTGCTTACGATATAAGTAAACAGCTTTCAGTATTTGTTGGTTTGATCATTACTAACTGTATTGTAATGGGCCGTGCCGAAGCCTTCGCTATGAAAAATCCACCTTTACAGAGCGCCCTAGACGGTTTTGGTAATGGCTTAGGGTATAGCGCCATGCTTATCGCTTTGGCCGTTGTGCGTGAGCTTTTTGGCGGCGGCACTTTGTTTGGCTTTGAAATCATGCAAACCGTGAACAACGGTGGTTGGTACGATCCAAACGGAATGTTGTTATTACCGCCCAGCGCTTTCTTCCTGATTGGTTTATACATTTGGGCGATTCGTGCATACAAGCCTGCTCAAGTTGAAAATGCCGACTTTAAAATTGCACCCAATACCAAGAAGGAGGCCGTGTAA
- the clpS gene encoding ATP-dependent Clp protease adapter ClpS → MGNLEFLRLTLNKDDDSDSVIDDGGLAVEAEKPKLKKPPLYKVVLMNDDYTPMEFVVEVLESFFGMNREQATHVMLTVHTQGKGLCGVYSRDVAETKAAQVNQYARQNEHPLLCEIEACDDGDSE, encoded by the coding sequence ATGGGTAATCTTGAATTTCTTCGTCTAACCTTAAATAAAGATGACGACTCCGATTCGGTCATAGATGATGGCGGTTTAGCTGTCGAGGCTGAGAAGCCGAAGCTTAAAAAACCACCACTGTATAAGGTCGTTTTAATGAACGATGATTATACGCCGATGGAATTTGTTGTTGAGGTGTTGGAAAGTTTTTTTGGTATGAACCGGGAGCAGGCGACTCACGTAATGTTAACTGTACATACCCAAGGTAAAGGTTTATGTGGCGTCTATTCACGTGATGTTGCAGAAACCAAAGCCGCACAAGTCAATCAATATGCACGGCAAAATGAACATCCGCTGCTTTGTGAGATCGAAGCGTGTGATGATGGTGATTCTGAATGA
- a CDS encoding NADP-dependent isocitrate dehydrogenase: protein MSTDKPTIIYTETDEAPALATYSLLPIIQAFAKASDIAVETKDISLSGRVIANFSEYLSEDQRQEDALAVLGELAKKPEANIIKLPNISASVPQLGAVIKELQSKGYKLPDYPEAPSTDEEKDIKARYDKIKGSAVNPVLREGNSDRRAPASVKQYAQKNPHSMGAWASNSASHVASMGAGDFYGSEQSVTVSKPTTVSIQLLEGNNVVALKSNLPLLAGEVIDSSVMSKAALCEFLAAEIDNAKAQDVLFSLHMKATMMKVSDPIIFGHAVKVFYKDVFAQYGELFDELGVDANNGIGDVYAKIQTLPAEQKAEIEAAIQAVYADRPAMAMVNSDKGITNLHVPSDIIIDASMPAMIRASGQMWGPDGEQKDTKAVVPDRCYASIYQATIDFCKEHGAFDPTTMGSVPNVGLMAQKAEEYGSHDKTFEMSSAGTVQVIDAAGSVLMEHTVGEGDIFRMCQVKDAPIQDWVKLAVTRARASNTPAIFWLDESRAHDAQLIAKVKRYLAEHDTAGLDIQILPPLEATKMSLARIKDGQDTISVTGNVLRDYLTDLFPILELGTSAKMLSVVPLMNGGGLFETGAGGSAPKHVQQFEQENHLRWDSLGEFLALAASFEHFSLVHGNPKAQVLADTLDQATARFLDNNKSPSRRVGELDNRGSHFYLAMYWAEALAAQNTDADMSTRFSDVAKEMVEKEAVIIEELNAVQGVAVETNGYYKPSPASLGVAMRPSTTLNSIIDGV, encoded by the coding sequence ATGTCGACAGATAAACCTACCATCATTTACACCGAAACGGACGAAGCTCCAGCACTTGCAACTTATTCTTTGTTGCCAATTATTCAAGCTTTCGCAAAGGCGTCCGATATTGCGGTGGAAACTAAAGATATTTCTTTGTCAGGTAGGGTTATCGCCAACTTTTCCGAATACCTTTCAGAAGATCAGCGTCAAGAAGATGCATTAGCCGTATTGGGCGAATTGGCGAAAAAACCAGAAGCGAATATTATTAAATTGCCCAATATCAGCGCTTCCGTACCGCAGTTGGGCGCTGTTATTAAAGAGCTTCAAAGCAAAGGCTATAAGCTTCCGGATTACCCTGAAGCTCCGAGTACTGACGAAGAAAAAGACATTAAAGCGCGTTACGATAAAATCAAAGGCAGTGCTGTTAACCCTGTATTGCGAGAGGGCAACTCCGATCGTCGTGCGCCTGCTTCAGTTAAGCAGTACGCACAGAAAAACCCACACTCAATGGGCGCTTGGGCGAGCAATTCCGCATCGCACGTGGCCTCCATGGGCGCGGGCGATTTTTACGGTAGCGAGCAATCCGTAACGGTCAGCAAACCTACTACTGTGAGTATTCAGTTACTCGAAGGGAATAATGTTGTCGCGTTAAAATCCAATCTACCGTTGTTAGCGGGCGAAGTTATTGACTCGTCAGTGATGAGCAAAGCGGCGCTGTGTGAATTCTTAGCCGCTGAAATCGATAATGCTAAAGCCCAAGATGTGCTGTTTTCATTACACATGAAAGCCACCATGATGAAAGTGTCCGACCCTATTATTTTTGGCCATGCGGTTAAAGTCTTCTACAAAGATGTATTTGCCCAATACGGTGAGTTATTTGATGAGCTAGGTGTTGATGCCAACAATGGTATAGGCGATGTTTACGCAAAAATACAAACGTTGCCGGCTGAGCAAAAAGCTGAAATCGAAGCTGCCATCCAAGCTGTATATGCCGATCGCCCAGCAATGGCGATGGTAAACTCAGATAAAGGTATTACTAATTTACATGTCCCTAGCGATATCATTATTGATGCGTCAATGCCCGCAATGATACGTGCCTCTGGGCAAATGTGGGGCCCTGATGGCGAGCAAAAAGATACTAAAGCCGTTGTGCCCGATCGTTGTTATGCCAGTATTTATCAGGCCACCATCGATTTCTGTAAGGAGCATGGGGCTTTCGATCCCACCACAATGGGAAGTGTGCCTAACGTTGGTTTAATGGCGCAAAAAGCAGAAGAATACGGTTCTCACGATAAAACGTTTGAAATGTCCTCAGCGGGTACGGTTCAAGTGATCGATGCTGCTGGCTCTGTTCTAATGGAACATACCGTTGGTGAGGGTGATATCTTCCGTATGTGTCAGGTGAAAGACGCGCCTATTCAAGATTGGGTCAAGCTAGCGGTCACCCGCGCGCGCGCGAGCAATACGCCTGCGATTTTTTGGTTGGATGAAAGTCGAGCGCACGATGCTCAATTAATCGCTAAGGTTAAAAGGTATTTGGCTGAACATGACACAGCGGGGCTCGATATCCAGATTCTGCCCCCCTTAGAGGCGACTAAGATGTCATTGGCGCGCATCAAAGATGGCCAGGACACCATATCGGTTACTGGTAACGTGTTACGCGACTACCTCACGGATTTGTTCCCCATACTCGAGTTGGGAACTAGCGCAAAAATGTTGTCAGTTGTACCGTTGATGAATGGCGGCGGCTTGTTTGAGACCGGTGCGGGAGGCTCCGCGCCAAAGCATGTTCAGCAGTTTGAGCAAGAGAATCATTTGCGTTGGGATAGCCTGGGTGAATTTTTAGCGCTAGCTGCGTCATTTGAACACTTTAGTCTTGTGCACGGGAATCCTAAGGCGCAGGTGTTGGCTGATACCCTTGATCAAGCAACCGCGCGCTTTTTGGATAACAATAAGTCGCCTTCACGACGTGTAGGAGAGCTCGATAATCGCGGCAGTCACTTCTATCTCGCCATGTATTGGGCTGAGGCGCTCGCTGCGCAAAATACTGATGCTGATATGAGTACACGGTTCAGTGATGTAGCAAAAGAAATGGTTGAAAAAGAAGCGGTTATTATTGAAGAGCTGAACGCTGTGCAAGGCGTAGCTGTTGAGACAAACGGTTATTACAAACCAAGCCCAGCATCACTAGGGGTTGCCATGCGTCCAAGTACCACTCTAAACTCGATTATTGACGGCGTGTAA
- the nqrE gene encoding NADH:ubiquinone reductase (Na(+)-transporting) subunit E produces the protein MEELISLFVRSIFIENMALAFFLGMCTFLAVSKKVESSFGLGVAVVVVQTITVPVNNLLYTYLLAPGALAWAGYPEVDLSFLGLITYIGVIAALVQILEMFLDKYVPALYNALGVFLPLITVNCAILGGSLFMVERDYNFTESVVFGAGSGVGWALAITALAGIREKMKYSDVPKGLEGLGITFVVVGLMSLGFMSFGGISL, from the coding sequence ATGGAAGAACTCATTTCCTTATTTGTTCGTTCGATTTTTATCGAAAATATGGCACTCGCATTCTTTTTGGGAATGTGTACGTTTCTTGCGGTATCCAAAAAAGTGGAATCCTCTTTTGGTTTAGGTGTTGCGGTTGTTGTAGTGCAAACCATTACCGTACCGGTTAACAATTTGCTTTACACCTACCTGTTAGCTCCCGGCGCTTTGGCGTGGGCGGGCTACCCAGAGGTGGACTTAAGCTTCTTAGGCTTGATTACTTATATTGGTGTTATCGCCGCGTTGGTACAGATCTTAGAAATGTTTTTAGATAAGTACGTACCGGCTCTTTACAACGCACTCGGTGTTTTCCTTCCGCTTATTACCGTGAACTGCGCCATTCTTGGTGGTTCTTTATTTATGGTTGAGCGCGATTACAACTTTACAGAAAGTGTTGTGTTTGGTGCTGGCTCCGGTGTGGGCTGGGCGTTGGCCATTACGGCCTTAGCCGGTATACGTGAAAAAATGAAGTACAGCGATGTACCCAAGGGCCTAGAAGGCTTAGGTATTACCTTTGTTGTAGTTGGCCTTATGTCGTTGGGCTTTATGTCTTTCGGCGGCATCTCACTGTAA